A genomic region of Zalophus californianus isolate mZalCal1 chromosome 1, mZalCal1.pri.v2, whole genome shotgun sequence contains the following coding sequences:
- the ACTRT3 gene encoding actin-related protein T3, which produces MSYYQLPVVIDNGSGMIKVGLAGSREPQFVYRNIIGRAKGQNWVAKDAPELCVGDEAQERRNSLSISYPVERGLVTSWGDMEIMWKHIYDHNLKLKACDGPVLITEPALNPLVNRQQITEIFFEHLQVPAFYMCIQGVLALFAAGFTTGFVLNSGAGVTQCVPIFEGYCLPHGVQQLDLAGLDLTNYLMMLLKDHGIMLLSAADRKIVTDIKETSCYVVMNYEEEMAKNPESIEKVYHLPDGKMIKLHDELFHCPEALFSPHLMKLDTPGIDKLCFSSIMKCDTDLRNSFFSNIILAGGSTSFPGLDKRLVKDIANMVPANTPVQVTAPPERKLSVWMGGSILASLSAFQDMWITEAEFKEVGPNIVHQRCF; this is translated from the exons atgAGCTACTACCAGCTACCAGTGGTGATCGACAACGGCTCGGGAATGATCAAGGTGGGCCTGGCTGGCTCGCGGGAACCCCAGTTTGTCTACCGGAACATTATCGGCCGAGCCAAAGGCCAGAACTGGGTGGCCAAGGACGCGCCGGAACTGTGTGTGGGCGACGAGGCGCAAGAAAGGAGAAACTCACTATCCATCAG CTACCCAGTGGAGCGTGGTCTGGTTACTTCCTGGGGAGACATGGAGATCATGTGGAAGCATATCTATGATCATAACCTGAAGCTAAAGGCCTGTGATGGCCCAGTCTTGATTACCGAGCCAGCACTGAACCCACTGGTGAACCGGCAACAgatcactgaaatattttttgagcatctgcAGGTTCCTGCCTTCTATATGTGCATCCAAGGGGTGCTGGCTCTCTTTGCCGCTGGCTTCACAACCGGCTTTGTGCTGAATTCAGGTGCTGGGGTTACCCAGTGTGTGCCCATCTTCGAGGGTTACTGTCTGCCTCATGGTGTCCAGCAGCTAGACCTGGCAGGCCTTGACCTCACCAACTACCTCATGATGCTGTTGAAGGACCATGGCATCATGCTGCTTAGTGCTGCAGACAGAAAGATTGTCACAGACATTAAGGAAACCTCTTGTTATGTGGTAATGAACTATGAAGAGGAAATGGCCAAGAATCCTGAGTCTATAGAGAAGGTTTACCACCTGCCTGATGGGAAGATGATCAAACTCCATGACGAGCTCTTTCATTGTCCAGAGGCCCTCTTCTCTCCACATCTTATGAAACTTGATACCCCCGGCATTGATAAGTTGTGTTTCAGCAGCATAATGAAATGTGATACAGATCTGAGGAATTCGTTTTTCTCCAATATTATCCTTGCTGGGGGATCAACCTCTTTCCCCGGTTTAGACAAGCGGCTAGTTAAAGATATAGCAAATATGGTACCTGCCAATACACCTGTGCAGGTTACAGCTCCCCCAGAAAGGAAACTATCAGTGTGGATGGGAGGCTCTATTCTTGCATCCCTGTCTGCCTTCCAGGACATGTGGATCACCGAGGCAGAATTTAAAGAAGTTGGACCCAACATAGTACACCAAAGATGCTTCTGA